The window AAAATCGTCCAACCTGTCAAAGACATCAGAAAGCAAATAGATACAGGTACCTACCGCCAAACAAATGGTCATAAGATACAGATTCTGACGAATTAGATACCTATGGAGAACACCTAAACCAATCATGCTGCCGCCTTTTTTCGAGTCAAGCGGTCACGCACATGAACGAACAAATCTACAATAGGGAGAGTACGTTCTTCATTCGCGTACTTCATGCCAATTACAGCGACTAAAATATAAAGAATATTTGGAGCCCACATACCATAAATGGGAGGAATAGAGCCCCCTTCTCCCATACTTACACCAATGGAAAACATAGAATAATATACCAAAAACAATCCCATTGACATTACCAAACCATACTGCTGCTTGAGTCCACGAAAAACATAGGCAATAGGAATGGCAAACATACCAAGAATTATGCACCCCAACGGAAGGGTCAGGCGCTTAAAATATTCAGTATCTACCTTCCGATAAAACCGGGGAGAGTCAGTGGGAGCTTTCGCTGGATCGTTTCTAATTTCAGACAAACGAGCAAATGTCATATCTTTGGCCTTTTGCTCCGAAAAATCAAAGCCCCCAAGCAATTTTCCAAGATCAAGTCGTACAGCATACTTGCCAAATTTAAGGACATTTAACTCTTCGCCACTTTGTCGAAAAATCTTGCCTTTATTAAAAATAATATTGACTTCAGCTGTCTCAGGTGAGGATACAATTTGAGCTTCTGGAGCAACAACGACAACAGAGGTGCCTTTGATCGACTCATCGCGCACAAAAGCAAATTTCAACTCCCCCTTCTCATTGTCTACCTGATGGGCATAAAATGTAAGCCCAGGAAACTCTTTATTAAATACTCCTGGTTGTAAGGCAAACTTGGAATGAGATCGCGCAAATTCATAAATTTTCGTTTTGAACATATCCATACCCCAAGCCAAACCCCAAAAAGAAATGAAGAATGTGAACAGCGTACAAATTGTACAAAACGCAATAGGAGCAGGCAGCATACGATAAAGACTAACGCCGTTGGCCTTGAGAGCAGTGAGTTCATTATCTGTACTCATGCGCAAAAAGGTCAAAAACACACTTAGCATCGTGGAAATTGGCGTGATTAGCAGAAGAAAAAAAGGCGTCAGAAAGAAGAACAACTGCAGAATATTGATAAAGCCAATATTCTGCGAAAGAAAAAGCGTACGCAACTGAAGCATCCTGCCAATCAGGATAAGTCCCAATAGACAGGATACAGTCAAACCAAACAATTTACACAGTTCAGTAAATATATTTTTATGTAGTAATTTCAAGTTTTTGAGCTACCTTTTTTTCCTCATAAAACCGTAGGAGGAATTCCATTTCCTTTGGGCTAAGATTGTAACGAACTGACGCTTCTTCAAGCAATACTTCAAGATTTATAGCGCTATCCCTCTCTACCATTTCACTAATCCAAGCGATAGCTTTACGCGTCAACTCACTCTGAGGCATTATTGTACTCATGAAATCGCCTCCAATTTGCTGATGTACAAAGTCAGAAATACACCACCTTCCAGGGGGTTGCAAGACACGGTTTACTGAGTTAGCCCTCACAAGTCATATCAATCATTTTTCTTTCAAGAGGTACAAATGGCACCTTGGTACGTAGCCGTCATACTTGGCATAGTTGAAGGCCTGACAGAATTCCTTCCAGTTTCCAGTACTGGTCACCTTATTATTGCTGGCTATATACTCGACTTCACTGGGCCAAAAGCTGAAACTTTTGATGTTGTCATTCAACTCGGAGCGATCTTAGCTGTGGTAGTATTGTACAGAGAACGGTTTCTCGGCCTATTAAAGACCGACCCCAATCGTAAATTCTCTGGTTTTTATGGTCTTTACCTCCTTTTCCTCACCTCGCTTCCAGCATCTTTACTCGGACTTTTGGCACACGGATTCATCAAAAGTCATTTATTTAACCCCATCACAGTAGCATGTGCATTAGCAGTTGGGGCAATAATGATATTCGTTGTAGAAGGACGCGAGAATAACGAAAAGACCACATCCCTTGATGAAGTTACTCCCAAACTTGCGTTCGGTATTGGTTGCTTCCAATGCCTAGCTCTCTGGCCAGGATTCTCCCGCTCAGCTGCTACAATCATGGGTGGAATGATTCTTGGTGCACGTCGAACTGTTGCTGCTGAATACTCATTCATAGCTGCTGTCCCTATCATGTTTGCAGCTACCGGCTACGATATGCTTAAAAGCTATCACCTGTTCTCAACAGAGGACTTTCAATTCTTAGCCATTGGCTTTGTAGTTTCTTTCATTTCCGCCTGGTTAGCAATTAAAGGATTCATCTACCTTTTAGGTAAGCTAACATTACGTCCATTTGGTGTTTATCGACTCATTTTGGTTC of the Pseudodesulfovibrio sp. zrk46 genome contains:
- the lptF gene encoding LPS export ABC transporter permease LptF — protein: MKLLHKNIFTELCKLFGLTVSCLLGLILIGRMLQLRTLFLSQNIGFINILQLFFFLTPFFLLLITPISTMLSVFLTFLRMSTDNELTALKANGVSLYRMLPAPIAFCTICTLFTFFISFWGLAWGMDMFKTKIYEFARSHSKFALQPGVFNKEFPGLTFYAHQVDNEKGELKFAFVRDESIKGTSVVVVAPEAQIVSSPETAEVNIIFNKGKIFRQSGEELNVLKFGKYAVRLDLGKLLGGFDFSEQKAKDMTFARLSEIRNDPAKAPTDSPRFYRKVDTEYFKRLTLPLGCIILGMFAIPIAYVFRGLKQQYGLVMSMGLFLVYYSMFSIGVSMGEGGSIPPIYGMWAPNILYILVAVIGMKYANEERTLPIVDLFVHVRDRLTRKKAAA
- a CDS encoding undecaprenyl-diphosphate phosphatase gives rise to the protein MAPWYVAVILGIVEGLTEFLPVSSTGHLIIAGYILDFTGPKAETFDVVIQLGAILAVVVLYRERFLGLLKTDPNRKFSGFYGLYLLFLTSLPASLLGLLAHGFIKSHLFNPITVACALAVGAIMIFVVEGRENNEKTTSLDEVTPKLAFGIGCFQCLALWPGFSRSAATIMGGMILGARRTVAAEYSFIAAVPIMFAATGYDMLKSYHLFSTEDFQFLAIGFVVSFISAWLAIKGFIYLLGKLTLRPFGVYRLILVPLIFLFF